From Marinifilum sp. JC120:
TCCGGCCTTTTTTAATTAAATACGAGTAGATAAAAGTCGATTCACGCCAGAACCTTCCTGCCTATCATTTTGGCCTACCTTGTTATTTTAATGCGAAGCAGTTTGTATCCGTAAATTCTATTTTTTCAAAATTTTGGTGGATTTTTGATTTATAGCTGCGTATGAACTATACCACTTATAATAGCACTGTGGTGTACTTTTTCACCAACTTAACAAGTACGACTCCCCCAGCACCAAAAAAACATCCATGCGGAGTAGAAATGACAAAAGAGCTTTACGGCGAAAGCTTCTATAAAAACCGCCATACAAGATCCTTATATGCTGCAGTGAACGTTCTCACGCTGATTTCAGACATTATTCCCAAAATGGATTCTGTGATTGATTTCGGCTGTGGAGTCGGAACATGGCTTCAAGTTACCCAGAATCTCGGTGCCAAAAACATATTAGGTCTTGAAGGACTTTGGCTCAAAAAGAAAATGCTTGTCATCAAAGAGGATGAATTCATCCATGCCGATCTAAGCAAGAACTTTTCCACGACTGACAAATACGACCTTGCGATATCCTTAGAAGTAGCCGAACACATTGAGAAAGAATATGCCCGACTCTTTGTTGAACGCCTAAGCCGCGCCTCCGACTTCATCTTATTTTCTGCAGCAATCCCCCACCAAAAACCCGGCCCGGAACATGTAAATGAACAGTGGCCGAACTATTGGATAAATATTTTCAATTCCCTTGAATACAAAGCAATAGATTGCATCCGGGGTTTCATTTGGAATGACCCTAAAATTCCCAGTTGGTATCGTCAGAACATCATGCTCTTCGTAAAAGATGATAGAATTGAAGATCTGAATTTGAAAAAAGTCAGCAGCCTACCAAACTTAAACGGCTTGGCCCTAGTCCACCCTGAATACTTTTATGAAGCACTGCACAGATGAAAGATATGGTATGGCATTAATTCACCAAGCCGATTTTAAATTTCCAACAAGGACAAACATGTCTGCATATTCACGCACGTTTCTATCTGCCATATTTGGAATACTCATTCTGCTCAGCCCAGCACTAAGCCAATCCGCCGAAGTAATCCCCTTAACTCTAACCGCACCGGACTCCGCAGGAATAGGCCAGCCATTCCTTGTCCAAATATCTTCAACGCAAAAACTTAATCAACTGCAAGTATACTGGAATGGCAAGACAATCACCCCTACAATAACTACCAACAATGACGAATCACACGCACTTGTCTTACTTGGCACCAGCCTGCGAACAGAACCTGCTGATATGCCACTTGAAATTCAGGCAATCACCCAAGGAATCAAACATAACCTCAATAGAATCATTCACATCGAGCCACATAAATACCAAGGGGAAAAACTTTCAGTAGCCCCCAAAATGATCACTCCGCCTGAGAAAGAACTAAAACGCATCAAGGCTGAAAGGGAAAAAGCTCTCAAGGCCATTAGAACCGTATCCGCTGAGCGCATGTGGGAAATACCTTTCGTCCTGCCCGTAAAAGGCAAAAAACTCAGCAGATTCGGTCTCTACAGAACATTTAACGGGAAGATCAAAAGACGCCATAAGGGCCTAGATTTTCGCGCCTATCTCGGCACCCCAATCAAATCCATTGCCGCAGGTAAGGTCATTCTGGTTGGCAATTTTTACTACGCAGGCAATTGTGTGTTCATAGACCATGGCAACGGGGTTGTCTCCAACTCCATCCACATGTCTACAGTACTTGTTAAAGAAGGAGACCTTATAAAACCGGGACAGAAGATTGGATTATCCGGGGCCACAGGGCGAGCCACCGGGGCGCACCTGCACTTAAGTGTTTACGTACAGGGATTATCGATTGATCCGGAGCCGCTTTTTACTTTAGGGCATACCTAAGCTGCAATTATCCTGACGCTAATAAACATTTACTATCCCACCTTATCACTCAGGAAAACATCATGAAAAAAACAATCGCCGCCTTTCTTCTCGGCGTATTAATAACCCTGATAGGATATATCCCGTTTTACATGCATGTACGAGAAAAATGGTTCGACCTTGGCCGGAACACCGGCCAGATAAATGGACTAGCAACAGCCCTCGAAGCACTGGACAAAGAATTTGGACCATATGACGGAAAATCTGATTACCGGATTTTGTTTTCCGTAAAGGCAACCAGTGTTGTTGTAATTGAAAAAGAAGGCAGGAAAGAAATCAAAATCTACTAATAAATTACTACACTTGATGTTAGAATTTTAGAAAATAGAGCCTTCGCTCAAGTTTAATGATAAATATTACTATTACTATTGACTACACGATCCGATCAACATATCCTCTTCCTACTAATAGCAAAAACATGTTAACTAAGGCTGTAATTCTTAATTCAACCATTCACGGGAGAAAGAAAATGAGTGACGAAAAAAGATGTCCGGTAACAGGGCGTACAGCAAGCCAAGTTGCGGGAAGCGGTACATCAAATAAAGAATGGTGGCCTAATCAGCTTAACCTGAACATCCTGCATCAGCATTCAACAAAATCAGATCCCATGGAAAAGGAATTCAACTACGCTGAAGAGTTCAAAAAACTCGACCTTGAAGCCCTTAAAAAAGACATTTTCGAGCTGATGACCACCTCACAAGACTGGTGGCCCGCTGACTACGGTCATTACGGACCTTTATTTATTCGCATGGCATGGCACAGTGCCGGGACTTACCGCATAGGCGATGGACGAGGAGGAGCCGGTTCAGGCAGCCAACGTCTGGCACCGCTGAACAGCTGGCCGGACAACGTAAACCTTGATAAAGCCCGCAGGCTACTCTGGCCCATCAAGAAAAAATACGGACGCAAAATTTCATGGGCCGACCTGATGATCTTTGCCGGAAACTGCGCCATTGAATCCATGGGCTTAAAACCCTTTGGATTTGCCGGGGGCCGCGAAGATATCTGGGAACCGGAAGAAGATATTTACTGGGGCGACGAAGACACATGGCTTGGAGATGAACGCTACAAAGGAGACCGCAAGCTTGATAATCCGCTTGCCGCCGTCCAGATGGGGCTAATTTACGTTAATCCAGAAGGTCCCAACGGCGAACCCAACGCCGTAGCATCTGGCAAAGACGTCCGCACCACCTTTGCGCGCATGGCTATGAACGATGAAGAAACAGTGGCCCTCGTAGCTGGAGGACATACCTTCGGTAAATGCCATGGCGCGGGTGATGCGGCCAATGTCGGCCCGGAACCAGAAGGTGCCCCCATTGAAGAGCAGGGGCTCGGTTGGAAAAGCAAGTTCGGCAGCGGCAAAGGCGGCGATACCATATCCAGCGGAATTGAAGGTGCTTGGACTCCCACTCCCATCAAATGGGACAACAGTTACTTTGAGACCCTTTTCGGATATGAATGGAACTTGGAAAAAAGCCCTGCCGGAGCATGGCAATGGCATCCCTCTGACCCTGAAGCCCAAAAGGCCGTGCCGGATGCCCACGATCCTGCAAAAACCCACGCGCCCATGATGACTACCGCCGACCTTTCTCTGCGCATGGACCCCATCTACGCGCCCATCGCTAAACGATTCCATGAAAACCCGGAAGAATTTGCTGACGCCTTTGCCCGGGCATGGTTCAAACTGACTCACCGCGATATGGGACCACGCTCCCGATA
This genomic window contains:
- a CDS encoding M23 family metallopeptidase, with the translated sequence MKHCTDERYGMALIHQADFKFPTRTNMSAYSRTFLSAIFGILILLSPALSQSAEVIPLTLTAPDSAGIGQPFLVQISSTQKLNQLQVYWNGKTITPTITTNNDESHALVLLGTSLRTEPADMPLEIQAITQGIKHNLNRIIHIEPHKYQGEKLSVAPKMITPPEKELKRIKAEREKALKAIRTVSAERMWEIPFVLPVKGKKLSRFGLYRTFNGKIKRRHKGLDFRAYLGTPIKSIAAGKVILVGNFYYAGNCVFIDHGNGVVSNSIHMSTVLVKEGDLIKPGQKIGLSGATGRATGAHLHLSVYVQGLSIDPEPLFTLGHT
- a CDS encoding class I SAM-dependent methyltransferase, with product MTKELYGESFYKNRHTRSLYAAVNVLTLISDIIPKMDSVIDFGCGVGTWLQVTQNLGAKNILGLEGLWLKKKMLVIKEDEFIHADLSKNFSTTDKYDLAISLEVAEHIEKEYARLFVERLSRASDFILFSAAIPHQKPGPEHVNEQWPNYWINIFNSLEYKAIDCIRGFIWNDPKIPSWYRQNIMLFVKDDRIEDLNLKKVSSLPNLNGLALVHPEYFYEALHR
- the katG gene encoding catalase/peroxidase HPI; this translates as MSDEKRCPVTGRTASQVAGSGTSNKEWWPNQLNLNILHQHSTKSDPMEKEFNYAEEFKKLDLEALKKDIFELMTTSQDWWPADYGHYGPLFIRMAWHSAGTYRIGDGRGGAGSGSQRLAPLNSWPDNVNLDKARRLLWPIKKKYGRKISWADLMIFAGNCAIESMGLKPFGFAGGREDIWEPEEDIYWGDEDTWLGDERYKGDRKLDNPLAAVQMGLIYVNPEGPNGEPNAVASGKDVRTTFARMAMNDEETVALVAGGHTFGKCHGAGDAANVGPEPEGAPIEEQGLGWKSKFGSGKGGDTISSGIEGAWTPTPIKWDNSYFETLFGYEWNLEKSPAGAWQWHPSDPEAQKAVPDAHDPAKTHAPMMTTADLSLRMDPIYAPIAKRFHENPEEFADAFARAWFKLTHRDMGPRSRYLGAMVPEEELVWQDPVPAVDHDLIDDNDVKNLKDKILTSGLSVSKLVSAAWASASTYRDSDKRGGANGARIRLAPQKDWYVNQPLQLPELLKALEKIQNEFNSQSGNRKVSLADLIVLGGCAAVEQGAKNAGFDVTVPFTPGRTDALQEQTDPYSFAVLEPAADGFRNYQKIKYSVTPEELLVDKAQLMTLTAPEMTVLIGGMRVLSTNFDGSKHGVFTDKPETLNNDFFSNLLDMDTIWTPVSEDAELFEGRNRENGELKWTATRIDLIFGANSQLRAIAEVYGCEDSEAKFVNDFIAAWNKVMNLDRFDLE